Genomic window (Gadus morhua chromosome 3, gadMor3.0, whole genome shotgun sequence):
tttttcgatCTCCCGTAAGTTACGCAAAAGCGCTGTACTAGTGACACAAGTGACGTTACGCATCCCCGGTTATGGCCGCGCAGGCGTACTTGCGTATCAGTTATGTGCACCCCTGTGAGTAAAAATATTGCCAAGCTGGAAAAGTGTACATCTAGCATAAAACAGTCTGATTTGAAGATGTTATTAGAAAAGAGACTAAACTAATCAATTAAAAATATTGTGATCATAACGAACCAATGCGACAACAGTTGGCTTTACCCCTTatgggagtgtttgtgtgcgtgtgcatgcgttacCCTGAACAGCTTCTGTGAGTGTCTGATGAGGAAGGCCATGCTGTTGTTGAGCTTCTTCAGGTTGTCCTTCAGGTCCACTGCAGTcatctacacgcacacacacacacacacacaaacataagacTGTGGTTGGGAAACACGGTGCCAAATTACTAAATGTCCCCGAAGTATGATTTCTGTCAAAGTGCCGGCAGCCGAGCAATGAAGAACGATCCGggctgacatttttatttttcataggAGCACTGTGCTCTACGCCGAAGACTAAAAAGCTAGGGGGAACAGCTATGTTGCACCAAAACAAATGACTAGCCCCCATCTGCCTAGGCTGTATCAGTTTTCTGCTTCTGAGGAATGACGTTcaggggggcctgggggggagggaccAGATGgatcagggggaggagccatggGTGAGTAGGGAGGAAGAGCTAGGGTTGAGTTAAGGGGGGAAATGTAGAAAATGCCCAAAGGGCCCTTAATGCTAGTTAAAGGGCAATTGAAAATttagccccctttctggttgtCAAGGATGAATTAGAGTGATTGACACCGAAATTTTGACGATTGGTTCTGGAAACGGAAAGGTTGCGGTCGCAACAGTCTTTTCGCTCAGTTCTCtgtctcaacagtagggctagaacagAGCGAAAAGACTAGAACCAGCCGGCCTTCCCGTTTCCGGTCAACAAACACTTTATTTCGCTACGGTACTTGATTTGGGACATCCacaacaccactaaccactcggtgagttgcgcgtttctgaaaacaaacgtttagggttgttttaaggacaggtttgtgaatgctcgtagccagccattgtgaagcaggcaggggcgattcgaaaTGAGGCAATAACCAAAGACAGGACCCATGGTCAAAATTTCGGTGTCAacctatttcatcctagacaaaccagaaaagGGGGTAAACGTTCAAagtaccggaattgtcctttattAACAATGAATCCCCTTctacaaaatctactcaaattGTATTTAGTAtgtagggttaaggttagggttagagttaactaaccctaacccttagcaGTACAGCCCCACATTGAGCTGCATATGCCCGCCAAAACAGGGCCGAGTGTGGAGGCCCAAGCGCCACTGGTACTCACGTATCGCGGCCAGAGGACGTGCGGGGCGAACATGAGGGCCAGGTTGTAGGCGGACATCTTGTTGGTGTCCTGCCGCTTGGCGGTGTGGTAGAGCAGCTCCAGGAGCAGCTTGAGCAGCGAGCGGTTGGCGGCAGGGAGCAACATGAGGAGCAGCTGCAGCGCCTCGATCTGCCGCTCTTTGTCCGGCACCGACGTCTTGTTGCCCCGCTCATCGAAGCGGGTCATATCtgcagtgagggggagggaggaggggtgttaGGAGGGTGGATTACCACAATACTGGGAACTAACTACATACTTAGTAGTACTTTGTTTATCCCTGAAGGTCAGCTTGGCAGCCAGGCGGTGGTTTTATATTTACAGGGCAATCTAAACAACACTTTAAGAGCAAGCCTCACagcgtgagtgagtgaatgagtgagtgagtgagtgagtgagtgagtgagtgagtgagtgagtgagtgagtgagtgagtgagtgagtcagtgagtgtgtgagtgtgtgagtcacCTGCTATCTTCAGGTGTGCGTGGAACTGCCGGTGTGTGAGGAGGGGTTCGGGGAGCTCCCCCAGGAAGGCCTTGAGCAGGGTGGCCACGTCGTTGGGGTGGAAGCCCCCGGAGCCCAGGTCCACATCCGTCCCGCTGTTCAGCAGGTCCCTCAGCGTCTGCTGCCGCACGCTGTTGCCCGGCACCCGGAACAGACCCTCCACCTGCAGATCTGATTGGACACAGGAGCAAGAAACCAATAGGATCGTTAGCCAAGGGAAAGCCTGGGATAGGATTACCTGGCAGGGCTGCAGTACGATGATTCATTCAAATATCTATTGTTCACACTTGATCTATCTATCATCTATTCCTGCACTATCTACGTTTCTCCattagcagcctctagtggcttCAGTTGTAGCCACAGTTAAAGCTCAGAAGTTCAGAGAGTTTTATTCTTGAGACACTTTCTCGTTCAGATATCTTTTAATGAAGTTAGTAGCCGATAGTTTCCAACAGAGCTGACAGAGTCTAACagatagtcagacagacagataaataTAGATGAGTCAAACATTCTAAACACTACTGTATACAATTCTGCGTTTCATGGTGAACACCACTTCCTGAGTGTAATAAGTGTGTGCTCAGTTCTATGAGGATTATACTCACTCTTGCTGAGGTACTCGATGAGCTGGTAGATTTGTGCGATGCTTCCTTCTGACAGAGGGGTCCCAAACACAACATCCTTATCTGTGAACGGGGGATAAACATGTTTTATGGTAGACAGTGAACAGTCTTTCTATCCTACATGCAAGCAAACTCAAGCACTTAAGGTCTGTCACAACATGCTTACACTCTACTACTTACAAGCCGGCTAATAGGCTAACACACAGCTGGCTTGTGAATCAGCCCATCACATCATAGTGAAGACATGATTTGTACGGCAGTCTTCTTTTTTCACTATTGAATTTTGGAAGACGGAAGACAACTTTACTAGAATAAGtgcaaataatacaaatatccACCAGGAACTCCACAAATCGATCATTTTAGGTAAGTTAATACCACATAGGAGAATTATTGCAATCATTGGGTTTGTCTAATAAGAGCATCTGACCTTCACGCTGCTATAGAAACACACCTTATTTTACAACGGACATCATTTGTCTTCAAGGTTGACTGTTGTAACAAAGATGTAAAAACTAAATTGTACAACAACTTGGCTCCATTTTTCTCAGAATGTGAATCAGAAAGAGTTAGTTTTCACATATTAGGATTCACATACATTGAATCGAAGAGACTTTAAAAACATATAATCCAAACTTCACTCTGCTGGAGTCGTGTGTTGTTTTCTGTTGCTTTGGACCAAAGGCTTCCATCACTGTAACAATATTTTTCAGCAGAACTTGTTTTTTGGGCGGGGACTAGGGGGCAGGAACCAGGCAGAGTCTGACCTTTGCGCTTCAGGAAGTTGAAGGAGCGGAAGAAGCCCCCTCCGCTGCTGCCCGTGGGGGTCTTGGGGGGCGCCTCCTCTCCCAGCAGCTCGGAGAACTCGCTCCCCGGCAGGTCGATGAGTCGCGTCAGGTTGCTCAGCACCAGCTCTGTGAACACCTCTGGCTGCTCGTGACGGAGCTTCTCCACAAAGAAGTCGGGGTtgaagatgatggtggtggCACGGCCGGCACGGGTGCTGCTCGAATTCTCCTCTGGCTGGATCCCCATGGTGCACGGTGTACCTCTGAAAGGGACAAAATGTCAGAATGGTCTAGACTAGTCCAAGTCAAGACGCATTCACAGGCGGCTCAATGTAGCCTTAAATCACCAGACCAATTCACAAATGCGTGTCATTCTGGAACCTCTGAGTCGATTTTCCAATTTCCATTGGGCTTAATCAAAGAGCCTAGACAAATATGCATCTTAAGGCAATTGGATAGagctacaaccaatcagaacaacgAAACATGTGACACATCAGttgcagccatcttggttgtttataTATTAGATAAATGGTTGTGATTGGTCCGACCCAGGTCTGCTGGAAATCTATCTGAACTGAAGAGCCCTATATGCCAGAGCAAATATAAATTGACAGCGTTAGCCCTAACAACCAACATAGTTGGTGTCCAAACCTAATTTACAATATAAATGGCAAGAGTAACAGAGTATAACATTGAGTCAAAAGCATCAGCAAAATAATTGCAAAAAATTCAATTAGAATCGCAAAAGGTCTAGGTTTGGGTGTTCGACTCCCTGTCCAAAAGGTTCAGAGTTGGACCCATTGTCCTCATCCTACTTTGTAAATATGTCCATGATGATATGCGAGCTACCGACTCCTTCATTACGCACGTCGctttaaaagcgtctgcttaacgGAGGTTTATGATTGGTCGGTTTTATATGATTAGATATTGTTGCGCTGAATGCCATAAATATAGCTCTTTATATACGAAACAAAAATCCGCCTTAAAAGCATTTTGATGTCAGTAGATCAATTATTAAACCAATGCAGTTTGGATATGGGTAGGGAGCATTTACAATGACAAAAGAATGCATTCAACAAATACAGAGTTAAACGGCAAACTCTTAACCTCTCTTCATAAGTATAAGGATTTGCGGAACTTACAGTTCAAGCCATGACActagaagaaagaaaaatgtgtCTGACATCTTTAGTTTGTATCAAACTTAAACTGATCTTTAATCCTTATGAGTTGTCAACAGCGATCCAGAAACAGATTAACCAATTTAAAATTATGCAAGTAAAATTGAAACATTTGAACCAGTTATAAAGGTAAAATGTAAATCAGCTCTCATAAATAACGCTACCCGACCCAACTTAATCTACTCTGACTAATAGATGCAACAGTTTGGGCATATTTGAATACCAAGTTTCCCACCCACTAGAGTTTAACAAAGGAATACACATGTCAATAAGAGCGTATGTTGTCCATAATGAGTAATTTTACCTGCAAATTTTTGTATTATTCCCTTTCTCTTTATCCGCAGCCATGCTTGGTTTGAATCCTCCGCTGTTGTCTTTTTAGGTCCCGCCTACTTTGGGATCAGTGATTCGTGGGTTGTGAAATATGGGCGGTGTCCAGCGATATTATTTGCCTGTCGAGCAATCTGATTGGGTTGTTTAAATTTCTTCAACTTGTCAAGGGAAACGGTAGAGACGGACAActacaaaacaatacaaaaatatattccatatttaaatattatattattaaagacattttttttcaatgatTCCTAACGTTTACTAATTGATCTTTGTAAAATGTTTTCTTGAATCATATTTGTATAATTCatagtgtttgtgcgtgtgcgtgtgcgtgtgcgtgtgtttgtttgtgagctgCCTGTTACGCCCTTTGACTCGTGTCAAGACCAATCCGCCCAACGTATGTCTAAGAGGACAAACCATAGGCTAATTCCACACACAGAAAACTTCCAGTACACAGTAAGATGTTACATTTTCTGAACTTGTATTGAATTGCTTAACAAACCTAACAGCCTTATCAAGAATAAGAAAAATCGAAATATGTGTATTGAGTTTTTCTCATAAAAGATATTTGTAACCCAATTTTACAAATTTATGTATTTCTTCATGAGGGCCTAtgtacaacataaaaaaaatattgtgtttaaatatctcCAGAAAACAACAGATTATACGATAAACTATGAATTTAAGATCATCAGCAAGAGGATTTCTAGCTTTCCTTCTTTCACTCCCAGGTTGGTACATTTATGTTATAAACATTTACTTGAACTGATACAATGAGTAACATGACAACAATCAACTGGAATGGAGAGAGTGAAACCACAGTACAAATGTATCTTCAACCTAAACGCCAGAATAGGTCATCCAAAACGACCCGTAACATTTTAGCCCATTATCGACTTTGAAGAAACAGCAATATGTCTTGATGTCAAGGTTCTGTCTACCAAAACAAAATGACAATGAAAATTGTTAAATGATCAGTGTAAAAAGCAACATTGTAGATAGATTTTGCCATAAAATACACTTTTTGCTCTTCTAGCAATAAATGGGTATTTTCTAATGTTACATTGTCTTAGATTCTACTCTGGGTATCATATTTGACTGTTATATATAGGCTCACTTGCTATCAATTTCCTGTCGGAATGTGTAATCTTTACCGGTAATGCTCCCTTACTTCTGTTTTCAACCAAATTTCTGGTTGTAGCCAGCCATTGGTCCATCGAGCTTCCTGTTACACCCTTCGACTAGTGTCAAGACCAATCCGCCCAATCACAGCTCAGGCACCAATCGCATTGCTTGCCCAAAATGTTAGGGCCATCCTCCAGGCTCTCTTGTGCAAGTAAATTGTAACAAGGGAGACTGGAAATCGAGGCTAATCATTTACTGATTGCTCTCTATTTAATTTGAACTTCACAAGGCAAAGTTGCCGTAGAAATATGTCAACTTTTACTGTATTTGCACAAGCAACTGATCATGCATTTCATCAGCTGAACCTCTTtgtcttgttcattctcaatGGGATGTTGGTTTTTTTAACAGTGCTGAAGGCTGGTTACTGGATTACTTACCCATCTAGTAATGTCTGCGCTCCAAGAGGATCGACGGTTGACATCACCTGCCAATTTGAATACCCTAAAGCACAGCACGTCGATACCACAGTCCTGGAGCCACAGTGGTTTCATAAAAGAGATGTTGATGTGCAAAAAGATACAGACTATGCTGGTCGTGTTAAAAACAATTGCTGCAAGCCCAAATGTAACACGGTCATTTGTACTGTAGAGTGCACCCTGAGCATCATTGACCTGAGACAGAGTGACTCAAGTGATTACAAGATCAGGTTAAGAACATACAATACAGTAACCGCCGATATACTGGAATATTTCAGTGACCTTAGAGTGACGCTATCTGTGACAGGTAAACTTTAATTACCAATGAGTCTACTGAGCAtcttgttaatgtgtgtgtgcgtgtgtgtatgtgtttgtgtgtgtgtctaatctGGTTTATCAATTGTGATTTACACAAGTGATTTACACAACTCATTTGTGTAATTTGTTCTCCCAACCAGGTCTCCAGGTGAAAGTGTCCTTTCCTATCCGTCCTAACTGGGCATCCTTGGAATGTAGCAGTATGTGTGGTCTAGCTGCAAACCCTAGCTACATCTGGATCAGGAATGGTCAGTcagcaggagaaggaatgaaGTACCCTGGCATTGTTTGGTCTCATTATAGCTATTCATGTGCTGTTAAAGGATACGAACATTTCCCCTCTCCTTCAGTGTGTAAGTCAACTCCACAATTCACTGACATCACGCCTGGGTAAAGAAATACATTTTAGATTTAGTATGAATGGATTGAAGCAGACAGTAATTTATGTAATGAATgaaatatgttattttataagatgctccaaagacccccgcagtgaccgtgagtccctctgggggaatagaggagggcagctcagtgactctgagctgcagcagtgatgccaacccagcagctgactacacctggttcaaaCATGGAGACTCAGTGGGACAATCAGGACAGAACTACACAATCACTGATATCACATCTGAGCTTGGAGGAAGCTATTACTGTCAAGCACATAATGCAATCGGACGTCGTAATTCCACCCTTTTGTTTATTAATGTTACAGGTAATTGttgttttaaaacaacacacacaaacaaacacgaacacacacacacacacacacacacacacacacacacacacatacatacacacacacacacacacacacacacacacacacacacacacacacacacacacacacacacacacacacacacacacacacacacacatacaaagacacacacctttgctgtttgtgtgtttgccaaCATTGGGCCTATAAGCATGTTTGAAATCTGTTCTCTGTTTTCTAGAGACATCCTCATCACAGATAACAGCAATAGCTGGAGGGGCAGTTGCTGTCTTACTGGCCTCCATACTCCTTCTTGTTACAttcctctggatgaggtgagataatctctctctccctccgtcccatttatttaatattcttTCACTTCTCCTGTTGCTTCTAAGTATCTCTGTTCTCTGAACTAGAAGAAAGAAGGCCTCCAGAAAAGCATCTGGAATGGGAACAGATACCGTAGATGAGGTGAGAGGCAGGAAGCCATTTTACTAACCCATGATTGAAAAAGGCCATCCTGATGCCACGATACAAGACCACTTGCGGAACTTTTACCTGTGTCTTTAAGAGAGTCCACTCTCTACATCTCAGTGGTCCAGGATCACCAGCATTATCAGGGTCTTGCTTGTATACTTTCATTGGACACCTGTCCACTGTGTTATGATCTGGTAATCTGGGAACATAAAGTGATTTTTGAGAATAGGGTAAGGGTGAGATCAATGTGGGATCTGGAGAGACTTTTGCAAATGAGCAGAATTCAAAAGATGGGTCTAATGATTTATATTCTTGTTTTAAAGAAGTAAATTAATACTTTGTTGAATTGTCAAAGAAGTAGTCTTGAAGTGAAGCCTACTTAATGGCATTACCAATATTCACCACCGGGGGCCTCTAAATTGAATTAAAAACACATGCCTTTAAACAGATTAAAGTGttgcaaaatgtatttttctgtcctctctccccgtcagCCAATTCCTTTTCCTGTGTATGACAACGTCTTAGCTCTGACCAATCGCTCAGCTCCTGCAGCACAGATAGAACCAATAGAACAGCAGGATGACCTTCACTATGCCAGCATCAACATCTCTCACCCAGAGAATCAGGAAGGGCCTCGCTGTGTGGCTGGCTCCCGTGTCCAATCAGATAAGATCGAGGAGGTCCTTTACTCTGTGGTCAAGGCCAATGCTGTCCCTGAGTAAGTTTCTCTTGGTATTTGTAAGGTCTAAGTTTTCGGATTTTGAGATCAACAAAATGGATCTGTTTTACAGGGTGACTGAACTGTCCATCTCCTCTGTCTTCTTTTCAGGTATGTGAtctgacagagacagaaggaaccTCAGAGTTGTACAGAACCGTCAAATAACACCCTAGACTTTGATCCACTGAGCAGCAGGATTTATAAGGATAAAGAATAACTTATTCTGTTTAAACAGGACACTACGCTGGCTGAGGGTTTGCTGGATATACCTAAAAGTGCATGCAAATGcaaatgaaaatacatttgattaagtgcattacacacaaatacagattgTATGCAACGGTGAAACCGGATTGAATCAAATGTAGTTTAGTCTGAACTGGGTTCGAAAAACCATCAAATCCACAGGTATACCACCAATGTGGCTCATAGCGTCGGAATATCATTCACCATCTAGGCTCCGTCCTTTGTAAAATGTGTTTGGCTGTATGAACCTAAACTAATCAGATGATAAGACACGTGACCTAGCTgctgtaaatattttgtatACAGTGATCAGAAGCCATATTGGCATTGCAGCTAGCTAACTGCTTATGTGTAATATCATAAAACCGTATCTGAATGTTACCCGAGAATGTCTATTAGTAAGAGAATTGGCACTCTCTGGTAACTTCCGGTTTCTGAACTGGTTGcggtaataataaaaataatacatttaatttagaggcgtccttcaaggcacccaaggtcaccttacagagcataaaatcATCATAAAttgttaaaaacaagacattggggaaaaaacaacaaaaacaaaacaaacaaacaatcaaaacagtgatcagttagacgttgtgtgtgagtttgaacaggtgagttttgagttgtgacttgaaggttgtaatggtgtctgactgttttatgtgtaaaCCACAAGCGGTAAACCATCTCTGTCCATGCGAGGGCGCCCGCGGGCTAGtgcagaatgaatgggagtctatggatTTCACCCTCAGAATCCAATTTTCTCAGGGGGCAATTTACTGTCAAGTAATTTAAAAGTTGCATTCAAAAGGGGGGGCTAAGATAATACACTCAGCTGAATATAGAATTTTTTAAGTACAGTAATCTGTTCAGAAAAAATCCTTAAAAAAATGTGATGCCGACATATATTTTAAGACTGCCAGTGGTCCTGCTTTACGACAAGTTCTAAGTCACTTTGGCACTTCCGCAcacataatatattatatatattttatatattatatatatatataatatatatgtaatacactcaataatatatatatattatatatttatcgatatgtatagaatatatacatataatatataacaatTAATTTAGACGGAACATCCTCGTTAAGATTTAAgctttacgcctcgtttccacatacgtacattctcgtatgcgatccaaccgtctccgaccgaaagtccattcattcctatgtgattctctgtaatgtccgtttttcctccgagactcctcccctccgtaaaatttctgtccggtatgtccgtaatatacgttcaaaaaatttaactttcgccgtcgttttacagagataccgtatgaaagtttttatgttttttcacaaaacatgtaagtacctggcaggccaaactcctcgccgatctctttccaagcctggttggttttgtttttatctctgtatgtgtcgatcctcatgttccaaagtaccggtctcctaaaaactgccattatcatacgttcccccatctttttggctgtccgtaaataaattcatgtccgtacgtaaaacactagcgaccccTTACGTacatttacggaagcacggatacgaaaaacatacgtatgtggaaacgaggcgttagctTCAGATTCCATCAAGCAGGGTCTCTGTTCGttatcagtcgcaagtccgtcaatgaccaatcagcattcataagcagaatgctagcgtttTACGGCCAATAAAGTCCCAacctgtaagaaatcgaaaggtcATTAGTACTCATCAGGGCTTGAAAACGAAATTATTTTTCAATCGTTCCGCTCCGAACGGAACCGGTATATTTAACGTTTTCGTTCTTGCGTTCCGCCAGCAACATATCGTTCCTGAACCGGTTCAGAACGTAAAATAACGTTCGTTCTTAACGTTCCGGCAGTGTTATTGGGCCTAGTCTATTTTTGTGGTCGAaaaagggtgaccagatgtgtcGCTTTGTGCGGGACAGTCCCGCATTTCCATTTCTTTGTACACGTCCCGCAAATTGAGACGTTGTCCCGCATTGTTATTAGGGCTGgtccgaattattcgaatattcaaatattcaaatactcgAATATTCaaattagtattcaaagcttaaatcagtattcagagCTTCGTTATTTCCTCCCAGCGAGAGAGGCAAACTaaaagcgacaccaagcagaaaagcgagagaggtggaggaagaatttatatcttgtttccctttactatataacaacattagcgggatctcgggaggaaaagaaaTGCTTagtgaaatgctaaccttagcttagttgtttgtttatgttcgctgtacagcgccgcgccaatcgactgtgactggcttgctgcagagcgtgagcgtcttgcgaatacccggtcaatataatggttataatatggacacataagacaatcaatatttggtatttgttatggatttattggacaaattccctgaaaagatgcacgttccagaatgaattgaaaagctcccgcaagggctgagatggcagaggacagctgatttggaacggaacaacaacTGTTCGCTTCCACggggaaaaacaaagaaaacaaaaaaaaaagtaactcCCAACTTACTTaagcctactaattaacgttcaaaagctattaaatcttcaacaaaataggcagatactgtcaaaatcggtatcagtatatagggattattaatgttgtttttgatggtgtgtttttctgaaatgagtattcgaatattcgctcggaaaaaccaacaagtctgaaaaatggcattcgggccagccctaattgtTATTGAGAGTCAGACTCGATTTTTGAAATAAGTATTTTATAATCTGGCATTTATCAAATTGCTGTGTATAGACAGCAGTGAGGGCTATCATCAGGCAGCAGGCTGTTTAATCATGTCAATGAAACTTGGACGCGGACGCAGTTAAGGGCACgcccaccaacaagaaacaatgcaaaGGCGATATAGTGGACTCGGTTAGTTTAGCTCACGTTACCTTTGTCGAAGATAGAGCTCAGTGCAACTGTTGCTTCCAAATCGCCTCTCGCCAGGGTTGGTGGTGGGAATTTGTGACAACTGAGCTTAGAGGGCGGCGAAGTGAACGCGGCAACCggaaatattgttatttttccaTGAAATAGGTTATGCTTTTGTGAaattgtataggctatatagagGACGAAAAAAAACGTTATTAACCGGTTTTGGGGATTTCAGAATAACGTTTCTGTTCCGGAACAGTTGAAGACCATTTGGTTTTCGTTTCCGTTTCCGTTCCTCGTAAAATTTCGTTCGTTTTCGGTTTTCGTTTTCGTTCCTTGAACCGTGTCGGAGCCCTGGTACTCATTCCTTCGACCTTTGTATTATAATCTATTTTGAAATTGAGGCATCTACAATGATATCTGCAATGTTTCCACGCAAGCAAGTGAAAGAGATCAATTTAGCCATCTAGCTCCATAGACCCCCATTCAATCTAAGCTCGCCCGCGATCAGTGGAATTCTTATGGAACTGCAATCACGCTCGATACAAGGGGGTTCTACAGAGGGTGCCAAGGCTCTCCGTAGACTCGCTCTGCTTTCACCTTGAATTACAATTTGAGTTTGCATGACTAAATAACTGAATAAAGTGTGGCTATTGCTCATTTGGATAACTTATTAGATGTGATCATTTGCAGTGACTTACAGTGACCCGCTGCCGGTGCCCTGCTGCCTGTGCCCCGCAGGGCCGCAGGTCACCACCGCCGCGGGGCCCCGGGTCACCACCGCCGCGGGGCCGCGGGTCACCACCGCCGCGGGGCCCCGGGTCACCACCGCCGCGGGGCCGCGGGTCACCACCGCCGCGGGGCCGCggggcaccaccgccgccgcctggCAGCGGGGCTCAGGCGGGAGACAATCCCAGGCAACAATCGCGggaaacaatccctttctcctccatgtcgcggttcaattttgacttcagggagtcaaagccaaagtcattttgcccccaattcattctcaaccaaggccgagataacccccactacgagtctcgttgtggaagtaccagagacgccAGAGAACCCGATGCAGTCTAGTCTTTTCACCAAATGGGAGCTTTAACTTATGTTgcatgttatgcgccataacactaacacagcagaacggttatccaaataacaaaggattgtacaacacttgcgttacagtgtgtgtttttacacacacacacatgtggcgctcgcacggtagtatttcattgtctcattggggggccaaattctctgggcaggcaaagcagagaaaggggagataACATGCCCACGTATGACGACATACGGGGTAAATTCCAAATTggcgcgtctgagctttgttttttcaaaggcagagcaggatacctagtgctcgttttacaacTTACgacatttctagctactgggggaccataggcaggctaggggaactcatattaatgttagaaaacctcataaagtgacattTCCATGCCATGGGACCTATAAGTGTGTTCAGAAAGAAAGGAAATAGCTAGTCTTAAGTGAACAAACACTGGAAGCATTCAATATCTCATGTAAAACTACCTTGTTACAAAGCTCTGATACATAAGGTACATTTAAGATAGACAACACTGGTCAATAAGCAGCTTTACAGGTACCATAAATTACATCTGTTATAGTCTACCTTACACCTAGCATGTTTGTACTCTAACCATGCTTTGAATAATGGTTCCAGTGAGCGACTAGAAGAATAAAGGTCTGCATTATTCTCACAATTAACCAAAGCttaactgtgtgttcacaccaaacgcgacg
Coding sequences:
- the LOC115540395 gene encoding uncharacterized protein LOC115540395 isoform X2 produces the protein MNLRSSARGFLAFLLSLPVLKAGYWITYPSSNVCAPRGSTVDITCQFEYPKAQHVDTTVLEPQWFHKRDVDVQKDTDYAGRVKNNCCKPKCNTVICTVECTLSIIDLRQSDSSDYKIRLRTYNTVTADILEYFSDLRVTLSVTGLQVKVSFPIRPNWASLECSSMCGLAANPSYIWIRNGQSAGEGMKYPGIVWSHYSYSCAVKGYEHFPSPSVYAPKTPAVTVSPSGGIEEGSSVTLSCSSDANPAADYTWFKHGDSVGQSGQNYTITDITSELGGSYYCQAHNAIGRRNSTLLFINVTETSSSQITAIAGGAVAVLLASILLLVTFLWMRKKASRKASGMGTDTVDEPIPFPVYDNVLALTNRSAPAAQIEPIEQQDDLHYASINISHPENQEGPRCVAGSRVQSDKIEEVLYSVVKANAVPEYVI
- the LOC115540395 gene encoding uncharacterized protein LOC115540395 isoform X1: MNLRSSARGFLAFLLSLPVLKAGYWITYPSSNVCAPRGSTVDITCQFEYPKAQHVDTTVLEPQWFHKRDVDVQKDTDYAGRVKNNCCKPKCNTVICTVECTLSIIDLRQSDSSDYKIRLRTYNTVTADILEYFSDLRVTLSVTGLQVKVSFPIRPNWASLECSSMCGLAANPSYIWIRNGQSAGEGMKYPGIVWSHYSYSCAVKGYEHFPSPSVYAPKTPAVTVSPSGGIEEGSSVTLSCSSDANPAADYTWFKHGDSVGQSGQNYTITDITSELGGSYYCQAHNAIGRRNSTLLFINVTETSSSQITAIAGGAVAVLLASILLLVTFLWMRRKKASRKASGMGTDTVDEPIPFPVYDNVLALTNRSAPAAQIEPIEQQDDLHYASINISHPENQEGPRCVAGSRVQSDKIEEVLYSVVKANAVPEYVI
- the LOC115540395 gene encoding B-cell receptor CD22 isoform X4 codes for the protein MNLRSSARGFLAFLLSLPVLKAGYWITYPSSNVCAPRGSTVDITCQFEYPKAQHVDTTVLEPQWFHKRDVDVQKDTDYAGRVKNNCCKPKCNTVICTVECTLSIIDLRQSDSSDYKIRLRTYNTVTADILEYFSDLRVTLSVTGLQVKVSFPIRPNWASLECSSMCGLAANPSYIWIRNGQSAGEGMKYPGIVWSHYSYSCAVKGYEHFPSPSVYAPKTPAVTVSPSGGIEEGSSVTLSCSSDANPAADYTWFKHGDSVGQSGQNYTITDITSELGGSYYCQAHNAIGRRNSTLLFINVTETSSSQITAIAGGAVAVLLASILLLVTFLWMRKKASRKASGMGTDTVDERIRKGLAVWLAPVSNQIRSRRSFTLWSRPMLSLSM
- the LOC115540395 gene encoding B-cell receptor CD22 isoform X5 produces the protein MNLRSSARGFLAFLLSLPGLQVKVSFPIRPNWASLECSSMCGLAANPSYIWIRNGQSAGEGMKYPGIVWSHYSYSCAVKGYEHFPSPSVYAPKTPAVTVSPSGGIEEGSSVTLSCSSDANPAADYTWFKHGDSVGQSGQNYTITDITSELGGSYYCQAHNAIGRRNSTLLFINVTETSSSQITAIAGGAVAVLLASILLLVTFLWMRRKKASRKASGMGTDTVDEPIPFPVYDNVLALTNRSAPAAQIEPIEQQDDLHYASINISHPENQEGPRCVAGSRVQSDKIEEVLYSVVKANAVPEYVI